The DNA region AGTATAAAAATCTTGCTTTAATTGGAGTTGATAGTGCTCCAAGTTATGATACAAAAAATATTTTAAAACGCTTTGATGATGGTAAGATAGAGGCTTTAGAGGGAAAAAAATGGATTGATTTGCCTAAAAATATGTTTGTAAATTTATTGGTTCAAGAGGCTTCAAAACATTGTGTGTTGGTTTCTTTACCACCTTTTGGAGTTTATAATCCGCAAAAAATACTTAAAGTTAATATTTTAGCTTTTGATGTCAGTGGGAGCGAAGCACCTAAAGCAAGGATTGCTTTGAGTTATGAGTTTTTTGTATCAGGGAAGAAAATAGAAGGTATTTTAGCAGATCAAGAAGCGATAAAAGGGAATGATATTAAAGCATTACAAGAGGTTTCAAAACGCGTTGCAGATAATTTAGTAGAATTATTCGGATTTTGAAAATGAAAATATTTATTTATTGCTTGATTTTATTATTTATTGCTTGTTCTGATAAGCAAAGTAGTGATGTTGGTGAAAAGGAGCTAAACGAAAATTTTAAAGGGGATTTTGTAAATTCCAAATATGTGATGAATCTAGGCGATGCTGCTTGGGAAGCATTGTATTTGCAAAGACTTAAAAATGGGAAATATGTTTTGACTTTTAGCATCATTACTCCCAATCAAAGCAAAGATTGCATACTTGAGGGCGAAGGAAGACAAAAAGGGAATCGATTTTATTTTAAAAGCTCTCCAAATTCTTTAGAAATTTTGCTCATCCAAAAAGATGAGGAACTTGTAATCAGTGGAGATAAAGTCAAAATAAGTCAAGTTTGCGGGAAAGATCATCACGCATTAGGAACTTATGAGCTTGCACAATAATTTAGATGCCAAGATATTCTTTAACTTCAGAAAGAATTTTGGCATCTGTTCGCATATCAAAAAATTCAAACTCTGCCCCGCTTTGTCTCTCACCATTGATTAAATCTCCGCTATTGCGGTATTTAAGATCGATTTCGGCGATGTCAAATCCACTTAGATTTTTACAAAATTCTTCCAAACGCTTGGATTCTTTTAAATTGGTGTATAAAAAACAATAACCTTTTAATCCGTTTCGACTCACTCTGCCACGTAATTGATGGAGTGTGGCAAGGCCGAGTCTTTCAGGAGCAACGATAACTATCGTAGAAAGTCTTGGTAATGAAATACCCACTTCTATGAGTGTTGTGGCTAAAAGAATGCTTCCCTTATCTCTAAAATTTTCTAAAACTTGCTCTTTGTCTTTGTCCTTACCTGAAGTGACATAGACATTTTTAAAATGTTTTTGCCAAAATTCCTGCCCCTCTTTTAGGGAGAGATAATCAAAATTTTCGCTTTCTTCTACCAATGGATAAACGACAACAACTTGCCTGTTTTGAGCGACTTCGTTTTGAATATGGTAGATGAGATTAGGAAATTTTGATTTGTTGATGATTGTGGTTGTAATATTTTTTTTGAATGGAAGATCTCTAATGAAACTAAAGTCAATCAAGCTTGAATTCAGCATTGCCATTGTTCGAGGTATGGGGGTGGCAGAAAACTGCAATACGTGAGGTTTTTTTGTGGAATTTGAGGTTTTTTCTTCGGTAAGCTTTTCAAGCTGATGGCGTTGTTTGGTGCCAAAGCGATGTTGTTCATCTGTCATAATGAGGGCAAAATCTTGAGTTTTAAATTCTCGGTAGAGTAATACCTGAGTTCCGATGATAAAATGTTCCTCTTCTTTAAAGAACCCTTCTTCTGCTTCTTCTTTGGAATTCCCGATAATGAGTTTGGTGCGGATATGTTTGGGGAGGAATTTTTGTGCTTCTTCATAAAGTTGTTTGGCTAAAATTGTTGTGGGTGCCATCAATAAGGATTTATAGGGATATGCCATTGTGACTGCACTTAGAATTACAATTGTTTTGCCACAACCCACATCGCCCATAATGAGACGTTTAGCTGCTACAGATTTTTTAAGATCGGATGCGATGGTTTCTATTGCTTTGGTTTGAGCATTTGTAAGCTTAAAGGGCAAGGAATCAATAAAGGGTTTATAATCGCTTTTGCAGATATATTTGCTTTCAAAATATCTTCTTTTTTTTGAGAGGCGTTTCAAATATGAATAAATTTCAATCCATTTGAGAGCCTTTAAATGAGGCGCAGGTAAGGAGGCATTTTTTTGATATTCTAAAAGAAATTTTTTGGAAGGATTGAAAATCTCTTCAATAAGAATTGCAATTTTTTGAGGTAATCCCTCTGCGATGAGGTTTTCTTGAATTAAGAGTTTTTGGGCAAGTTCAGAAATGCTTGAAGATTTTATTGCCGTGCTTTTGAAATTCAGAATGATTTGACCTTGCGTTTGAATTATTTTTGGTTGGTTCATAAAGTATTTGCCAAATTTTTGTTCAATTTTTCCCAATACAAAAAGCTCTTTGTTTGTTGTATAAATAGTTTTATGGAAACTTTTGGCGTTAAAAATCATTATTTGAAGCGGTTTTTGAAATTTGACCATCCAAGCTTGCAGTTTAAGAATATTTTTTCCTCTAATAAAATCAACCTGATTGATTTGTATTTCAACTGCGCCTTCAAAAGGGGAATTTAAAGATTCTATCAGGGAGGTATCAGTGTAAGATTTTGGAATATAAGTGGCGAAAGAGAGGAGGTCTGGACGACCTAATTTTTGTAACTTCGCATAATCGGCATCAGATATTTTCATAGGCGCATTTTATTATAAAATTTGTATAATCACAAATTATAGGAGAAAGAAATGGACAAAAATAAATTAAGTCTTTTGGGAAATCAAAACGTTGCATATGATTTTAATTATAATCCTGATATTTTAGAAGTCTTTGAAAACAAACATCTTGAAAATGATTATTTTGTCAAATTTAATTGTCCGGAATTTACAAGCCTTTGCCCAATAACTTCCCAGCCTGATTTTGCTACTCTTTATATCAGCTATATCCCCCAACTTAAAATGGTCGAATCTAAATCTTTGAAACTTTATTTGTTTAGTTTCCGTAATCACGGGGATTTTCACGAGGATTGTATGAATATAATTTTGAAAGATTTAGTAAGAGTAATGGAGCCTAAATATATTGAAGTTTGGGGAAAATTTACCCCAAGAGGAGGGATCAGCATTGATCCTTATGTAAATTACGGCATTATGGGTACAAAATATGAAAAAATGGCAGAGTATCGCCTTTTAAATCACGATCTTTATCCTGAAAAAATTGACAATCGTTAAGTTCGAAAAATATCAGATAGATTGCAAATAAATGAAGAAATAGCATTTTTTATTTCGTATTTTTTTAAATCATCATAAAATATTTATTTTATAAAATATTTTATGATGATAAGAATTTTATTTTTAATATTTATTTCCTATTGTCTTCTTAAAGCTTTTTCATCTGTTGCAACATCAGATAGAATAAATGCACAAGAAAAACCCTTATGCTTTCTGATCAAGCAGATTGATTTTATTCTCTTAGGTGCTGGTACGTCAGATATTAAGAAAATACTAAAAAAATTTTCTTTTACACGTTCTGTTTCCAAGCCTTATGTAAATACCTGTATGGATTCTAAACAAATCAAAACAATGAAACAAGCAGCCTTATCAAGAGAAAGAAAATGATAAAAGTAATCAGAGAAATAAACAAAAAGATAAATAAAATCAATCCAATAAAGATGTTTATAAACAAAATAATTCTAAGATAGCTAAAACGCAAGAAGATAGTCAAACGAAATCAGCACTCAAAAAAGAGGGACCCCAAGAGAAAGGCAAGAAAATTTGGAGAAAAAAAGAGGGAAAAACAACCGACTTCAGAAGATCGGGCTAAATGGATGGCAAATGAGTTTGGCAAGACAAAAGGAAAAGATGCTCAACGAAAAGCACACGATAAAAAGTTTGGCAGGAAAGATAGAACTAAAAAAAGAACTGAAAGAAGATTATAATCCCAATGATTACTGATAATCAACTTAAAAATTCACTATGCAACAATGATATAGAATTCTTAGAGACATATAAAGACCAATACAACATCAATCATTGTTTTATTGATGAAGATGAAGATTCCTTGCTTTTGTATGCTATTAGTGATGGAGGTTCTGAAGTTTATCAATATCTTTTAGATAGAGGAGCAGATATTTTTTATAAGAATATTTTAGGAGAGAATATCTTGCACGCAGTTGTTTTTAGTAATGATATTTTGAGATTAAATTATTTATTGCAGAAATATCCCGATGTAATTTCACTGCTAAATATTCCAGATAATAATGGAACTACCCCTTTATTTTACTCCATTATGATGAAAAAAAAGTATTTTTTGAGAAATTTTTAGAACTTGGAGCTGATATTCATTTGACCGATAAAGATGACAATACACCTTTACATATGGCGTGTTGGGTTTTATTTGATGATCCGAAAGATAATCTGATGATTGTAAATGCCTTGATAAAAGCAGGAGCAAATCCAAGACTAAAGAGTAAAAGAAGAAATTATCCTTTGGCTTTAGCTGTTAATGCCGACTTAGATGATGTTGTCCGTTATTTATTTCATATTATGTATGGCTATCCAACAGGAAAACCAGGTTTAAGACCTGAAACCCATATTCCATTGCCTGAAATTAAGGAAAAAAATGAATAGTAATTTTTCAGCCATTGAAACTGATTTTTCAAATATAGATACTCATCAAATTAGCATCACTTCGATAAAAATCGAAAAAGAATATAATTATAGTATTCTTTTTCGATACGGGTGCTTATGATTGTCTATGCTCTTATTCTCCTATCATTTATCATTATTTTTGATTCTAATCAAAACTACATTGATACTCTCCATTATGCAAGCAAGTCGGAAAATTTTGATTTTCTTCAAAACAAAATGCTCCACAAATCAAAAAATTGATGTTAGTAATCCCTATTTTGTAAAGATCTTTTTGCAAGATTTTATTTTTTATTATTCCCGTAGAAGTCAGCTTCTACGAAAGTTTAAATATTGAAATAGGAGGAAATGTATAGATTTTTAGTTTTGATTTGATTGAAAAAAAGAATGAGATTATTGATCTGAAATGAAAAGATCTATTTTTATCTTTGCCTTGATTGCTTCTATATTTGTAAATTTTATATTCATCTTGATTGTAATTTTTAAGGCACCTTTTGTGATCTTTATATTTATTCTTTGTTGTCTGAAAAAAATAATCATAGATATAAATAAGATTTACAAATAAACACTAAAAGTAATCAGAAAAATAATATAGATAGATAAGCAAAATCAATCCGATAAAGATGTTTATAAACAAAATGATTCTAAGATAACTAAATCACAAGAAGATAGTCAAACAGAAATCAGCACTCAAAAAAAGAGGAGCCCCAAGAGAGAGGCAAGAGAAGGATCAAAAGAGGCAGACAAACAAAGAAAAGGAACTCCTAAAAATAATCAAGATCAAAATCAACAAGTCGATCACATAACTAATAAATTAGGATTATCAAAAGAGCAAAGAAGACAATTACATGATTACATTAGAAAAGAAGGAACACAATCAACCTATCAAGAATTACTAGACACCGCCAAAGGACTTTTTAATAAATGAATCAAATAACAAATATTCTCATCAATCAAAAATTAAATAACATCAAGAGAGTAGCTGCAATGCTTTGTTTAGGATATGGAGGCTTTATTTTAGATAAAGACAAAGATAAAATTCCTCTTTATTCTTTTCATATTCAATGCCCTTATAGATTTATTTTAAATAATAAAATCATTCTGGCAAGCTATGATATATCTAAGAGATTTCAAAAAAATTTTGATGATGCCGCAGAAAATACAATATTTGATGAAATCGTCAAAAAGATTTTCTTACCATTGCTTCCTCTAAAAATTATCCATATAAAAATAAGTAATTTTGGAGACATAGAAATTATATTTGAAAATAAAATGATTTTTCAAACTTTTATTGATTCGAGTCAGGAAGTAGAGCATTGGAGATTTATAGATTCTCTAGAACAAAAACATATTGTATTTTAGAGAAAATTTAAAATGATTTCCATTAATGCTATAATTAATAAAAATTTAACTGATATTTATTATTATAAAAATATATTTTGTTTAAATTTTGGTTTAAATGTAATATCAAAATATGATAATAATTGTGAAATGTTCTCTAAATATTCATTAGATATTCAATGCCCTTATAGATTTATTTTAAATAATAAAATCATTCTGGCAAGCTATGATATATCTAAGAGATTTCAAAAAAATTTTGATGATGCCGCAGAAAATACAATATTTGATGAAATCGTCAAAAAGATTTTCTTACCATTGCTTCCTCTAAAAATTATCCATATAAAAATAAGTAATTTTGGAGACATAGAAATTATATTTGAAAATAAAATGATTTTTCAAACTTTTATTGATTCGAGTCAGGAAGTAGAGCATTGGAGGCTTTCTGATGAAACAAAAGATTTTAAAGAGGATTTAGTTTTCTTTAAAGAAGAAAAAAAATTTGCGGAAAAATCAAAAAATTACACTTGGATAGAAGCTCATCTGCCAAGAAACTTGTAATATAAACCCTATGCAGTCTTCCTTATTCTTCTTTATATTCCGAATTTTTACCTACAATTTTCAATTTGTGTCTTGTTAAAAATAAATATTTTATGCCTCATTAATAGTTTTTATCTGCTCAGCCTATTTTTTGGCTTTTTCGAATTTATTTGATTATTGCAATCTTCAAATTCTGCTTGATATTTGCCTCTCCCATCATATTTTTTCATCTTGAAATGCCTACAATATTTTATAATCCATTTTATCTATATTATAACTGACATTGAATAGTAGTTGGGGTCAAATTATTTATTATTAAGAGTCGGCTTAAAAATAATCTCTTCTTGAAGTATTCCATAATTGTAGTTCATAATACTCTTTAGGTACTCATCTTGATTAAATATTTTTTGAATACCGTACTTGATAGAAGTTTCTTTAATAAAACATTCTTCAATTATTTCTCCATCTCGAAATATTTAGTGGCAGATTGCGTCATAATGTTTCTTGTTGGAATGATAAAATAATTCAATTTTATCCATACAAATATCCACAATACCCCTTTTCCACCATAAGTACAAAAATAATAATTGCAATTGATTTTAATATTTGGGGATAACATTTTATTTATCACATCCATTCATCTTGAAATATAAATTTAAAGGGCTTAATAATCATAAACCTGAAGGGATTGAGAGTCCAAATAGTTCATTGGGATTCGTGATATTAATAACAGCAACGCCGCTATCTGTTTTATCTAAGGAAGGAGCATATTGAGGGAGGGAAGTATCTGCAATAAGTGGAAGTTCAATAACTTCACTTGCAAAAATGCTTTGAGAAAAAATCAAGCAAAAACAAATCAAAAAATGGAGTAAATATTGATTCAATTTGATTTTATATTGCATCAAATACCTAAAAAATTATTTTTAATAAATAGTGATTTTATAATAAATAATTTTAATTAAATATTAAATTTAGCAATTAATACCTAAGGAAAAAAATAAATTTTGCGTGGGGGCGGGGGTTAAATGAAAAACTTTGAAAGCAAATCAGTTTTTAGTTACTACATTTCCATTGATATAAAGAATCTTTACTTTTTTGGAATGGAGTAGGAATTGTAAGGGTGCTTGAGTGCTTTGGGAAATTTCAGGGCATTCAAAGACGCTGATATCTGCCCATTTGCCTGCTTCAAGTATGCCGTTATTGAGTCCTAGTGCTTTGGCAGGATAAAAACTTGCTCCCAAAATAAGCATTTTACTCAAGGCTTCTATTTCAATATCAGGGTAAGAAAAAAGTGCGCACCTGAGTTCATCAAGTAGGTCAAGGTTGTTGTTAGAGCTTTTTCCATCGGTAGCAAAAATTGGTTTTAATCCCACAGAGCCCAAGAGATTCAAGTTAAGATATGTCCCGCATAGCAAGCGATTTGAACGAGGACAAGAAACGACATTGCTATTCTTAGCGATTTTGGTAAGATCGTGTTGATTTGCAAAAAGACAATGTGTGAATAAAGTTTGCAACCCTTCAAAGAGGTCTAGAAATTCCTCAATAGTATAAAGTGGCTTAGGGGAATTGACTTTTAAAATTTCTTGATAAAATTTTTTGAACCAACCTTGAGAATTTTGAAGCCATTCCCGCTCAGCGTTTGATTCCAAAAAATGAGTTGAAACAATGCATTGGTCTTTTCGAGCGATTTCTAAGATTTTTTTTGCCAATATGTGATGAACCGAATAGGGCGAATGTAAAGCAATTGCAGGGGTAAATTTATGCGATTTGAGGGCTTTAGAAGCGTGGTATCTGACAAGAAAATTATTGTATAAAAAATCTAGTGCTGTAGGTGCAGAACCGATTGCTTCATTGAAATATATGACGCGCAATGGGGAATTTGCCAAGATAGGCATATCTTCACCATAGCTGCTGATTGCTCCCACGCTTCCTACCCCGCTTTGCAACTGTTCATTGATGGAAGATTTGACTGAAGATGTTATATCTGAGAGAACATCATCACGCTTTTCCATCACGCTTTTAAGCCATTTTTCAAATCCTCCGTAAGCAAAACTTGAAATATTGTTTCCAAATTCGAAGTGAATATGGGCATTAATGAAAGCGGGAAGGATGATTGCATTTTCATAAAAAATTGCGTTTGAATATTTGTTTTTTAAAATTTCATATTTTCCTACTTCAATGATTTTATTTTGGTCGTTTTGAGAGGTTTCAAAAGCTATCGCTCCATTTGAGAGGATTTCAAATGTTTCGTTACAGACAAAAACCTTGCTGGCTCCAATAAGTTTGACATTTTGACTCATTGATTTCCTTCAAATCGGGTTAAAAAAGTGATATCAAGCTTTTGAGGAGGTATTTCGATTGCAGCCTCATCAAGGGCTTCTTTAGTTTTTTCTATCAGTTCGCTTCGGAGAGCAAAGACATTATCCTCTATTTTTGCCCATACTCTGATCGTGAAATTTAATGAATTGGATCCAAAATCTGTAACACCGACAAATGGTGCGATTTTTGAATCTATTTTTTCCATTTTTGCAATAACATTTTTTAAAATCCGACGAACTTTTTGTATATCGCTGCTGTATTTGATTCCAAAAATCCACTCTATTCTTCTTTTATCGCTGTTGGTACAATTGATGATATTAGCATTGACGACATTACGGTTTGGCAATATGACAAGTTTATCATCGGGCATTCGAATCATTGTATTAAACAGATTGATGGCTTCGACATTTCCACTTATATTCCCAATTTCTATGGTGTCATTTTTTTTAAAAGGTCTTAAGATAATTAGAACAATACCTCCAGCAATGCTTGAAAGCGAATCTTTCAAAGCTAAAGCAATTGCTACCCCTGCAGTTCCTAAAACCGTGAGGATAGAAGTGGTTTGCACCCCAATATTCCCAAGCATTGTTACAATAGCAATGATAAGAATCCCAATGAATACAATTTGAGAGACAAAATTCCCTAGAATTTCATCTTTTTTACTGATAATCTTGTTGATTTTGGTTTGCGTAAATTTTGCAAGATAAAAACCGATAATCAAAATAACTATCGCTTTAAATAGTGTCAAAGAGGTTTCTTGAAGGAAAGGAAAGATTTTTTCAAAAAAATTTGAGAATTTATCCATAAATTTTCCCATTGATAATGATATGTTCTATTTTTGAATCTAGTGTTTGCCCGCAATAAGGAGAAAAACTATCCGTTATGAGCATATGAGCATTTGGATCGATAATCATCAAATCAGCATCTTTTTCTATTGCAATCTCGCCTTTATTTAAAGAGAGAAAATCGGATTGATTTTTAGAGGCGAGGCGCAAAAAATCTTCCATATGCAGATGAGAGGGTTTGATTAAATAGGTATAAGCAAGTGCGAAGTAATGACCGATCGAATCAATTCCAAAGCTTGCCAACTCAAAAACTTGATCTTTTTTGGAATTGTAATCAGCGCATTGAAGGCTTGTAAGCATATCTATTTCCCCTCTTTTGAGTGCTTCTAAAAGCTTTTCTTTAGAAAAACAATCTTTTAGGGGTGGATTGAGCTTGGCTTTTGTGTTGTAATGATCGCAAGCATTTTCATCTAAAATAAGATGATGGATTGGGGTTTGTGCAACTATGGGGGTATTTTTGGATTTAAAATAGCCAATAATTTCAAGTGCTTGTGGTTCTGTCACTGCATTGAAAAGGATTTTTGCTTTAGTGTGCCTAGAAGTTTCGGAAAATTTAGCTATTTCTTTGGTTTGTGATAATGGCGAAATACTTGGAAGCCCTAAGACAGAGGCCAACTCTCCTTCATTGATAACCCCTTTTCCAAGCTCTATATCTTGAGCGAAGCAAATAACAGGAATTTGAAGCATCAAGGCGTATTGCATAATTCGTAAAAGATTGTTTCCATCAGTTGTGCTGTCGATATAGATAACTCTTCCGCCTTGAGCACACAGGATGGAAATATTATTGATTTTATTTTCAGAATTTGTGGGCTTAATGCTTGGAATGAGAGTAATTTCAGTTGTAGAATCAATACTTTTGATTAATTCTATCATTGCTTCATTTTCACAAGCTGGTATCGTATCGGGCAAAATCAAAGCAGTTCCTACCCCTCCTGTGAGAGCTTTTTTAGATAAAGAGGCAAGGGTTTTTTGCGAAAGAGATTTGCTTTTGGGATAAACATTTAGGTCAATCAAAGCTGGGGCAATGATTTTATCTTTGCAATCTATTTCTTCCTCTTGTTGTCTGATGGAAAGTTTTGGTGCAATTTCTGTGATTTGTCCATTTTGGATTCGAATATCTGCTCTTATAGTCTGGGAATAATCGCAGACAAGCCCGTTTTTTAGTAACATTTTTGTCCTTTTAAGCTGACATTTCTATTTGTAATTGGACTTTTTTGAATTGTAGCAAACTCCTTGTAAAAATTTGCTTGCCTAATTGTTTGATTTTTGACTTTCTAAAGAAGAATTTAAGAATGCTTTCAAATCTTTTAGATTTTTATTTTCTTTGATAGCATTTGTTTCAGGAGTAACGGGATGGTTATCACAAAATTCTCCTTCTAGCTTGCCTTTTTTGAGAAAACTTCCCTTTAAGGCATTGCCTGATTTTTCTTGTTCATTGCAAGCCTGAACAGATAATTCTTGCGCATTTAAAAAAATTCCCACAATTAGTATTGCTAAAGTCAGTTTCATCCGATTCCTCCAAGGTTTTGCAATAAGAATGCACTCACTCCTCTCATTGAGCCACTAATGATAATAATCCCGATTAGAATCAACAATAAGCCAGATATGATTTCAATAATGCGAGTATATTTTTTGATTTTATTGAGTATGCCTAAGGCTTGATTCAGCATAATTGCTACTATGAGGAAGGGTATCCCAAGCCCTAGTGTATAGACGATCATCAGGCTTATTCCATAGCCTTCCTGTGTGCCACTTAGCATAACGATGCTTGTAAAAATTGGTCCGATGCAAGGTGTCCAGCCTAGAGAGAAGCTTACGCCTAAAATAAAAGGAGCAAGAAAGCTTAAGAATTTATTGGTAGGCTTGAGGGCAAAGTTACTTTTTTTGCTTTTATATAAAAAATTGATTCTAAAAATGCCTAAAAAATGTAAGCCAAAAACAATAATAATACCCCCAGCGATATAATTGAGCCAACTGCTTGCTAGATAATCTTGAATGAGTTTGGCCATTGAAGCGCCTAAAAGAATAAAAATAATTCCAAAGCCCAAAATAAATAGAAGGGATTTTATAATAACAGACATTTTACTAGCTTGACCTGATTTGATATCCTCTAAAGAAACTCCTGAAATATAAGACATATACGCTGGAATTAAAGGTAGAATACACGGACTTAAGAAGGTTAAAATTCCTGCTAGAAGAGAAGCCGTTAAGGGTGCGGAAGAGAAAATTTGCATTAAAGCATTATCAAACATAAAAAATCCTCAAATATTTTTTTATTCTTACAGTTTTATAAAAATCCATAATAAAATCTATAAAGACCAAAGTAAAACATAAAAATTTAAATCAACAGATATCCCTGAAAGCATTCTACTCAAATCAAGCTTTATTTTAACCCCTCGCTTGTGAAAAAATAAATCCCAAATACTCTGTTATAATACGAATAGCAAAAAGTCTGATTGAAAGATTTTTGGCTTTTTGCAATTTAAAATATTAAAGTGAGCAAAAATGCCAAAAGAAAAATCAGATTATCAGCCAAGTCAGGAAGAGAAAGGTTTTGATCAGCTTGGATTGAAATCTCAAGTTCTCAAAGGGGTTATTGAAGCAGGATTTACTTCTCCAAGCCCGATACAAATCAAAGCCATACCTGCTGTTTTAGAGGGTAGAGATGTGATTGCTCAAGCCCAAACAGGAACAGGGAAGACAGCTGCATTTGCCTTGCCTATTATCAATATGCTTAAAAATGATAAAACGATTGAAGCTTTAATCATTACACCTACAAGAGAGCTTGCGATACAAATCAGCGATGAAGTTTTTAAGCTTGGAAAGTTTGCAAAGACTAAGACGGTGTGTGTTTATGGCGGTCAAAGTATCAAAAGACAATGTGAATTTATGCAAAAAATGCCACAAGTGATGATTGCAACACCCGGACGACTTCTTGATCATCTCAAAAATAACAGAATTGAAAATTTTGTCCCCAAAGTGGTTGTTTTAGATGAAAGCGATGAAATGCTAGATATGGGTTTTTTAGATGATATAGAAGAAATTTTTAGCTATTTGCCTAGCAATGCCCAAGTTTTGCTTTTTTCAGCTACGATGCCTGAACAGATACGATCTTTGGCAGATAAGATTTTGCAAGATCCCATCAATATCAAAATCACGCCTACAAACATTACAAATGTAGATATTTCTCAAAGATTTTATGTGATCAATGATTCTGAAAGAAATGATGCGATAATGAGATTGCTTGATACCCAATCGCCCTTAAAAAGCATTATTTTTACACGGATGAAAAAAGAGGCTGATGAACTCAATGGAATTCTTAAAGCTAAAGCTTATAAATCCGTAGCTTTGCACGGAGATATGGAGCAGAGAGAAAGGAGGGAAGCAGTCAATGCTTTTAAGGCAGGTAAGGCAGATATTTTGGTTGCCACTGATGTAGCTAGCAGAGGCCTTGATATCAGTGATGTCAGCCATGTTTTTAATTACCATATTCCTTTAAACCCTGAAAGCTACGTTCATCGTATCGGAAGAACCGGCAGGGCAGGAAAGAAAGGGATTGCCATCACGCTTGTAACACCTTTGGAGTATAAAGAGCTCCAAAGAATCCAAAAAGATATTGGTTCTAAACTTGAGCTTTATGAAATCCCAATGGCAAGTACTAATGGGGATAAAATGCTTGAAAGTATTTTAAAGGCTAAAGTAACCGATGAGGTTGTTAGTCTTTATGAGAGTCTTAAAGATAAGATTGAACTTTCCCAACTCTCACTCAAGCTTTTGGCTCTGCAGTTCAAATCAGGTAAGATTGGTTTGAGCAAGCAAGAAATTCTCAAAATGGAGCAACAAAAATCTGAAAAAGAAAGTAGATCAAATACAAAAAGACCCCTTAGAACAAATAAAAAATATTCCAAACCTCAAACGGGATCACGGGGGAAATCTTTTTCAAGCTCTAAGTCTAGGGGAAGTAGGCAAAGGTAGCTGTTGTGATTAAATCAGCTTTGATAGAATACTTTTGATTTTATTTAAGAAATGGAGTTTTAATGATAAAAGAAGCACAATATATTTGGAAAGATGGGAAGCTTATTCCTTGGAAAGAAGCCACAACACATATTTTGAGTCATACACTGCATTATGGAAATGCGGCATTTGAAGGCACGCGTGCTTATGCGACAAAAAAAGGTTTAGCGATTTTTCGTTTGAGTGATCACGTCAAAAGATTGCTTAATTCTGCCAAAATTGTGGCAATAAAGTCTCCTTATGATCAAAAAGAGCTTGAAAAAGCCCATATAGAGCTTT from Helicobacter sp. 12S02232-10 includes:
- the recG gene encoding ATP-dependent DNA helicase RecG; this encodes MKISDADYAKLQKLGRPDLLSFATYIPKSYTDTSLIESLNSPFEGAVEIQINQVDFIRGKNILKLQAWMVKFQKPLQIMIFNAKSFHKTIYTTNKELFVLGKIEQKFGKYFMNQPKIIQTQGQIILNFKSTAIKSSSISELAQKLLIQENLIAEGLPQKIAILIEEIFNPSKKFLLEYQKNASLPAPHLKALKWIEIYSYLKRLSKKRRYFESKYICKSDYKPFIDSLPFKLTNAQTKAIETIASDLKKSVAAKRLIMGDVGCGKTIVILSAVTMAYPYKSLLMAPTTILAKQLYEEAQKFLPKHIRTKLIIGNSKEEAEEGFFKEEEHFIIGTQVLLYREFKTQDFALIMTDEQHRFGTKQRHQLEKLTEEKTSNSTKKPHVLQFSATPIPRTMAMLNSSLIDFSFIRDLPFKKNITTTIINKSKFPNLIYHIQNEVAQNRQVVVVYPLVEESENFDYLSLKEGQEFWQKHFKNVYVTSGKDKDKEQVLENFRDKGSILLATTLIEVGISLPRLSTIVIVAPERLGLATLHQLRGRVSRNGLKGYCFLYTNLKESKRLEEFCKNLSGFDIAEIDLKYRNSGDLINGERQSGAEFEFFDMRTDAKILSEVKEYLGI
- the queF gene encoding preQ(1) synthase — encoded protein: MDKNKLSLLGNQNVAYDFNYNPDILEVFENKHLENDYFVKFNCPEFTSLCPITSQPDFATLYISYIPQLKMVESKSLKLYLFSFRNHGDFHEDCMNIILKDLVRVMEPKYIEVWGKFTPRGGISIDPYVNYGIMGTKYEKMAEYRLLNHDLYPEKIDNR
- a CDS encoding ankyrin repeat domain-containing protein, producing MITDNQLKNSLCNNDIEFLETYKDQYNINHCFIDEDEDSLLLYAISDGGSEVYQYLLDRGADIFYKNILGENILHAVVFSNDILRLNYLLQKYPDVISLLNIPDNNGTTPLFYSIMMKKKYFLRNF
- a CDS encoding ankyrin repeat domain-containing protein, yielding MTDKDDNTPLHMACWVLFDDPKDNLMIVNALIKAGANPRLKSKRRNYPLALAVNADLDDVVRYLFHIMYGYPTGKPGLRPETHIPLPEIKEKNE
- a CDS encoding metal-dependent hydrolase yields the protein MSQNVKLIGASKVFVCNETFEILSNGAIAFETSQNDQNKIIEVGKYEILKNKYSNAIFYENAIILPAFINAHIHFEFGNNISSFAYGGFEKWLKSVMEKRDDVLSDITSSVKSSINEQLQSGVGSVGAISSYGEDMPILANSPLRVIYFNEAIGSAPTALDFLYNNFLVRYHASKALKSHKFTPAIALHSPYSVHHILAKKILEIARKDQCIVSTHFLESNAEREWLQNSQGWFKKFYQEILKVNSPKPLYTIEEFLDLFEGLQTLFTHCLFANQHDLTKIAKNSNVVSCPRSNRLLCGTYLNLNLLGSVGLKPIFATDGKSSNNNLDLLDELRCALFSYPDIEIEALSKMLILGASFYPAKALGLNNGILEAGKWADISVFECPEISQSTQAPLQFLLHSKKVKILYINGNVVTKN
- a CDS encoding mechanosensitive ion channel family protein, which encodes MDKFSNFFEKIFPFLQETSLTLFKAIVILIIGFYLAKFTQTKINKIISKKDEILGNFVSQIVFIGILIIAIVTMLGNIGVQTTSILTVLGTAGVAIALALKDSLSSIAGGIVLIILRPFKKNDTIEIGNISGNVEAINLFNTMIRMPDDKLVILPNRNVVNANIINCTNSDKRRIEWIFGIKYSSDIQKVRRILKNVIAKMEKIDSKIAPFVGVTDFGSNSLNFTIRVWAKIEDNVFALRSELIEKTKEALDEAAIEIPPQKLDITFLTRFEGNQ